From the Cololabis saira isolate AMF1-May2022 chromosome 13, fColSai1.1, whole genome shotgun sequence genome, the window TAATGTAATCTTCCCCTGTGATGCATGAACAGTGTTGATGTTGCCATCTGTCGTCATGGCGACGGCAAGATGCAGCTTCTGTAAACCCTCACCTCCAAACATCCAGTCACCACTGTAAATCTGTAACAACACTGGTGGTGTCCTGGTCAGCAcccacccattcattcatccttccttcctttgccCCTGCCTTTCTTCTCTTTTGAGCTCCCTCCTCCATTCTTCTCTTGAGGTTTCAGAACAGATTGTGTGACTCTGCCcgatgtttgacatttttaaacgtcTACCCTTCAGTGCTGCTCAGGACCCGCCCACGTTGGAGTCCAGACTGAAGGACCTGGAGTGCCACTTCACCTGGGACCTGGATTCCAGCCGTTCCAAACTGATCCACAGCAGGTACATGCTGGAAGACATCGGCACCGAGGAGGGAAATCTCTGGCTGGGTCATATTTACAACCTGCAGGGTTTCATCTGGTATCAGCTCGGTGATAAAGAAAAGGCCCGGCGTTTCCTCAGAAAGGCCACCGAGGCCTTCCGACAGCTGAAGAACACGGATGAAGGTCCCTGGTTGGTAGTGAACTTTGGGAATCTGGCCTGGCTGCACCACCTTCTGGGAGAAGACGAACAGAGTCAGGATTACCTGTCAAAGGTTGACGCTCTGCTGAGGGAACACCCGTCTCCATCCCAGGACGAGCTCCACCCAGAGATCTGTGCAGAGAAGGCCTGGACCCTGATGAAGTTTGACAAAGACAAGCAGCAGCAGGCTGCAGATTACTTCCAGAGGGCAGTGGAGATGCAGCTGGACATGGTGCACTGGAGGACCAGCCGTGTGATTGGGAGGGTGATCGCTCACAAGCACGACACTGACATGGATCAGGACATCTGGAAGGAGATGAGGGAGGCCAGGGAGCTGGATCCAGATAACACGAACCTCGCTGCCCTGGAGCTGCTCATAAGAGCCAAGAGAGGAGACCAAGTCAAGGAGGAAGTTCGTGAGCTGGAGGAAAAGATTTTACTGAATCCTGTCAGCAGTTACAGCGGCATCAATCTCCTGCTTAAGGTGTACAGACAGCTGGGCGACAACGA encodes:
- the LOC133458815 gene encoding interferon-induced protein with tetratricopeptide repeats 5-like, translated to MFDIFKRLPFSAAQDPPTLESRLKDLECHFTWDLDSSRSKLIHSRYMLEDIGTEEGNLWLGHIYNLQGFIWYQLGDKEKARRFLRKATEAFRQLKNTDEGPWLVVNFGNLAWLHHLLGEDEQSQDYLSKVDALLREHPSPSQDELHPEICAEKAWTLMKFDKDKQQQAADYFQRAVEMQLDMVHWRTSRVIGRVIAHKHDTDMDQDIWKEMREARELDPDNTNLAALELLIRAKRGDQVKEEVRELEEKILLNPVSSYSGINLLLKVYRQLGDNDQAIDLAERVLKNHPDNRYLKVCAAHCYRWRIFSFRHNRPNPSRSMVERAISLHEQAIALYPDRCPLRKKLDLADICAKTGRDPPRADQIYQELLTLDLEPADKQQLYNRYANYLHFNRREPNKSITYHMKTAEIPLKSYFRWKSIRELKRIGERGNNWRCGEIRKFLETLQEEQPESAVAPGPAKGRLSPFVTEGASVLQRCTSDPEVPSSESRTGDPALPRRERLRTDPKLKEAKLLCPAAVPSSSYCRLIRRTDNRRE